The stretch of DNA CGAATGGCGGGAAGCGGGCTGCAGCATGTGCCTGGCGATGAACGCCGACGTCCTGCAACCGGGAGAACGATGCGCCTCGACCAGCAACCGGAACTTCGAAGGGCGCCAGGGGGCCGGTGGACGGACTCATCTGGTCTCGCCGGCGATGGCCGTGGCCGCCGCCGTCGAAGGACATTTCGTCGATATCCGTCACTGGTCATAAGCCAGCACACATTCCGCAACTGACAACGGCACGATAGCGTCGGCCCCCGTCAGCCGCGAAGCAGAAGAGGACACCTATGGACGCATTCACAACTTTGACAGGCCTGGTCGCTCCGTTGGACCGGCTCAATGTCGACACCGATCAGATCATTCCGAAACAGTTTTTAAAGACCATCAAGCGAACCGGCCTGCGGGAAGGACTGTTTTACGATTGGCGGCGGCGGAAGGATGGCTCGCAGGATCCCGCCTTCTTCCTCAACCAGCCCCGCTATCACAACGCCACGATGCTGCTGGCGCGCGACAACTTCGGCTGCGGATCATCACGCGAACACGCGCCATGGGCGCTGCTCGACCAAGGGTTTCGTTGCGTCCTCGCCCCGAGCTTCGCGGATATTTTCTACAACAACTGCTTTCAAAACGGTATTCTCCCCGTGGTGCTGACAGGACCTCAAATCCAAACCCTGTTCGAAGGCGTCACAGACCGCGAAGGCTATCAGCTGACGGTCGACCTGGCGGCGCAACAAGTCACGGCGCCGGACGGCGCGACCTACCATTTCGAGATCGATCCGTTCCGAAAAGATTGTCTGTACCGAGGATTGGACGCGATCGGCCTCACGCTCCAACAGGCCGGTCACATCACGGAATATGAACAACGCCGTCGTACACAAGCCCCCTGGCTGTTTCAAGACGTGCGCTAACCATCGGGAAAGGAGCGCCCTATGACGTGGTGGGAAACCATTCTGTTTCCTGTGGCCTGGCTGTGGAGACCGAAACTTCTCTTCACGTTGCTCTTTTTCGGCGGCGCCGCCTATCTCTTGGTCATCTTCAATTGGAGCTACTCCGACGGAGATCGCGCGGGCTATCTCCAAAAGCTGTCTCGAAAGGGATGGGTGTGCAAAACGCAGGAGGGCGAGCTGGCCATGACAACCGTGCCTGGCGTGGCCCCGCTCTTATGGACGTTTACGGTGTGGGATGAGGGCGTAGCCAAGAAACTCGATGGGCAAATGGGTAAACGAGTGGTCCTCCATTACAAAGAGTACCGGTATCTTCCCACCACCTGTTTCGGAGAGACGACCTACTTCGTGGATCGCGTCGAGATCTTGGACTAACCGTGGCCGTTCGCGAGTCGCTAGAGCCACTTCTTCTGCTTGAAAAAATACAGCATGGCCATTCCGGTGGTCGCCATGACGCCGAGTACGGCCGGATATCCCCAGGGTGATTTCAATTCCGGCATGTGCTCGAAATTCATCCCGTAGATACTCGCGATAAAACTGAGCGGCATGAAAATCGTCGTGATGATCGTCAGCACTTTCATGACGCCGTTCAAGCGATAACTCACGCTGGATAAATACACTTCCATCATGGACGACACCATTTCACGCAACGTCTCGATCGTATCGCCGATCTGAATGATGTGGTCATAGACATCGCGGAAAAAGACCTTCGTCGACCCCTGCAGAAATTGCCCGTCCGAACGCGACAAATTGTTCATAACATCCCGGAGCGGCCAGACGGAGCGACGCAGAAACAGCAGTTGCCGCTTGAGGCCGTGGATATCGCGCAATGTCTCTGGGCCGGGGTTTGTGACGCACAAATCCTGGAGCGCCTCAATTCGTTCACCCAGCGTCTCCAGAATGACGAAATACCGGTCCACAATCGAATCCATCAGCGCGTACAAGAGATAATCCGCGCCGGCATGACGTAACCGGCCTTTTCCGTTCCGCAACCGCTCTTTCACACCTTGAAAGACATCCCCGCCGTTCTCTTGAAAGGACAGGAGAAAGTTCTCACTGAATACCAGACTGACCTGCTCGACGTTGATGTCTCCCTCCCGGTCCCCTTCATACAGCATCTTGAGCACGACATACCCGTATGAGCCATAGTCGTCGAGTTTCGGGCGTTGGTCGGTATTCGCGATATCTTCCAGCAGCAAGGGATGGAGGCCGAACATTTTCCCGAAGGTCTCCAGCACATCCATCTTGTGGATGCCACCGACGTCCACCCATCGAACCGTCGGCTCCCCGGTCATCACGATCTCGTCCGGCTTCGACACCGTCCGCTCTTGGAACTGTCCCTCGCCGTATTCGTACACCGAGATCGTGACCGTCTCGGACTTTTTTTCACCGATATGGACCAGTGTGCCGGGCGGCAAGCCCGCCTTGCGGGAATGTTTGTGCTTCAGCTTCATCGCTCTGCCAGCTTGTACGCGGAACAGGCAAGAGGGTCAAGAGCGGACTCGGCGCCAAGCCACTCCGGACTTTGCTCCCGAACCAAGACCTGGTACGGTAAAGACATACAACCACCACCTTTCCCTAGGAACCGGGAGCTCGCATGACGATGGATCGTGAACTCAGCATCTTGTCGGAAGCCCTGAGGCAAGCCGGGCGTGAAGCACTCCGATTCGCGGCCATCGGATTCGACACCTACACCAAGCCGGATCGGTCACCCGTCACCTCTGCCGACCTGGCGGTCAATCAGATCCTGCGAGACAGCTTGTCGTCGGCGTTTCCTGAAGACGGATGGTTGTCCGAGGAAACAGAGGATACCGAGGAGCGACTCAGCAGGGACCGCGTCTGGATTGTCGATCCGATCGACGGAACGCGCTCATTTGTGCGGGGCCTGCCTGAGTTTTGCCTGTCAGTGGCCCTGGTTGAGCATGGCGTGCCGGTCGTCGCAGCGATCTTCAATCCGGCCACCGGTGAGTGTTTTTCGGCCATTCGCGGACGCGGCATTCGCATCGACCGCCAGTCCGATGCCGGCCAGCCTCCGTTTACTCCCCCTGAGCGGCCACTTGCCCTTGTGAATCCATGGGAACACCGGGTCGGCCGCTTCCGGACCCTTGAGCCCCATCTACATTGCCGTCCGATCGGATCGATTGCCTATGCCCTCGCGTTAGTCGCCGCCGGGCAGGCCGATGCCGCCGTGACGTTGGACGGGGGCAATGAGTGGGACATCGCCGCCGGCGTTCTGTTGATCGAAGAAAGCGGAGGGCGCGCCACCACGGCCACAGGCCATCCGTTTACGTTTAACCGCGCCGATCCCAGGGTGACAGGCACGTTGGCCATCGGTACAGCCCTGACCTCGCCGGCGCGCACACACCTGATGCAACTCAGTGCCGAGCGTACCGCTCTTCGCACCCCCCTCCCTTGACCCTTTCAACCGCGATCGCTTCTCTGTACGATGTCCGCCTGGCAGACACCATGGAGGTTTCCCATGAACGTGGCCTTGTTAGGCACAGGGTTGCTGGGGCAGGCGGTGGCGGAACGGCTGCATGCTACCGGTCATCACCTATCGGCCTATAATCGTACTCCTGAAAAAACCCTGGCGCTGCAGCAACAGGGTATTCACATCGCCTTAACGGCGGGAGAAGCGATCGCCGCTACAGACGTGGTCGTCCTCATGCTGGCAGACGCGACGGCCATTCGTGCCGTGCTGCTCGATCCCTCAACCAGCCAGGCACTTCGCAATCGCACGATCATTCAAATGGGGACAATCGGTCCGTCGGAAAGTGGTTCGATCGGAGAAGACATCGAGCGCTTGGGGGGACAATACCTGGAAGCGCCGGTGCTAGGAAGCATCGCCGAAGCCAAATCGGGCACCCTCCTGATCATGGTCGGAGCGACTCCGGAGCAGTTTGTCACCTGGTCACCGCTCCTGCATGCCCTCAGTTCGGACGTGCGCCTGATCGGCCCGGTGGGAAAAGCCGCCGTGATGAAGCTCGCGCTGAATCAACTCATTGCCGCAGAAACGGCGGCCTTCGCCCTGAGTCTTGGACTGGTTCGTCGAGGCGGGGTGGAGGTGGATACCTTTATGGCCGTGTTGCGAAAAAGCGCCCTCTATGCGCCGACGTTCGAGAAGAAGTTGCCTCGACTCGCGGAACGCAACTATGCCCGGCCAAACTTTTCGACCCGACACCTGTTGAAAGATGTGGAGTTAACCCTTGCCGCCGCAGACACCGCACAGCTCTCCCCAGGCGGACTCCCGGGGGTCCGATCACTGCTCCTCGACACCATTGCCATGGGGCTAGGCGATGTGGACTACTCAGCGCTCTATGAACGGGTAGATCCTGCAACGAGTGGGTCACCGGATAACCTAGGACAGTAGGTCACTGCACTGCTAGGGAGAGGAAGGCGCGGAGCGTGATCCTTGGTTCTCAACGATCGATTGCACCTTCAGCACGTGAAACCGCCCTCCGGGATTGGTTGGAGCAGTATCACCCTCGATGCGTGTATACCACCAGCGACCTTCGCCTTCTGAATAGTCGGACGATAAGGTGATCTCAAATCCCCCTTCCCGATTATTCTCTCGTTGAGCCCAGGCCCCCGTCCAGTGGCGGTCGGACAAGATGTCAGTTCGAAACCGCCCATCCTTAAAATCGTAAAAGCCATTGCCGAATTGGTCCAACCTCAACGGCACCACCATCCCGCTTTCTTCGTATTCCCATTCTCCTGCAAGAACCGCATGCTCCGCCCGATGCAAGGAGATTTCCCCCGACGAGGGCTCCGGCCAGGTCGCTTCTGGTGGCCGTGACGCATGACCACACCCTTGCAGCGCCAGCGCCACAAGACCGATCGACATGAATGCCAAATTTGTAGACTTGATCGCGTGAATCCCAGGTCTGTCCATATACGCTCTTCCTTCGGTGCTTTCTCGGAACAAAAAACATATCACGCAAACTCACTTGCCTCAAGTCTCTGACGCATTTTGGCTCATTTCAACCACTCATCGGTCGCGTCCAAACTTGCAACAGACAGCACGGCAATACGGACGTCGAGCTGGTCGTCGGCAGATCTCGCCCCAGCCCTCCCTGACGTAGAACGTATGTATGAATCCTAGGGGCCTCAAGGTCGAATCCCGTTGACCGATAAAGAGAAGGTAGGAAAGGCTTGCCTGGCACACTGCGCCGGCACAAACGGGTTCTGTAGACCGATGCCCAAGAGCACCCACGAACCATCTGACCGCAGACGAAATTGATCGCACGATGAGTACCGCTCCGTTCCCCGACAACGAACCCCAACGGATCGAAGCCCTCATGCGGTATGAGATCCTCGATACCGATCCGGAAACGAACTTTGATGATCTCGTGCAGCTGGCCGCGGGGCTCTGCGAAACGCCGATCGCGCTGATCAGCCTGGTTGATCCACTGCGGCAATGGTTCAAGGCGAAGGTGGGAATCGCGACCTGTGAGACCTCGCGCGATCTGGCATTCTGCGCCCATGCCATCCTCCAGCGCGATATCCTGGAAGTCCCGGATGCACTCGAAGACGAACGGTTTGCAACCAACCCCCTCGTGACAGGAGAGCCCTTCATTCGGTTTTACGCCGGCGCGCCACTCATCAGCACGGAAGGGTATAGCCTCGGCACGCTGTGCGTGATCGATCGGACACCTCGTCATCTGACGACGAACCAGCGGCAGACCCTGGCCATCCTCGGACGGCAAGTCCTCAGTCAGCTTGAGTTACGCTTGCGGAATCTTCAACTGGCGAGAACCCTGGCCGCCCAAAAACAATTCGAAGCGCTCCACACACGGATACTCTTCGCCTTTGACCACGCCATGGAGGGGATCGCCCTCCTGGATCAATCCGGGCGCTACGCCTACATGAACCGAGCGCATGCGAACATCTACGGCTACGACACCGCCGAACTGATCGGGAAATCGTGGAAACATCTCTACGCACCCGAATGGACCGCGAAGATCGAGACCGTATTCTTCCCTCTCCTCATGAAATCGGGGCATTGGCATGGGGAAACGACCGGCATGAAGAAGCTGGGAGACAGTATCTCCACTGAAGTCTCCTTCGTCCTCCTCCCTACCCAAGACAATCAAGAGGTGTGGCTCCTCTGCACCTGCCGAGATCAAACAATACAGAAGGCGGCTCGGGATAAGATTCTCGACACCCAAGCGCGGCTCCAGGCAGTACTCGATTCCGCCACAGAAATCGCCATCATCGCAATGAACCCTGAAGGCCTTATTACCGTATTCAACCGCGGGGCGGAATGGATGCTTGCCTATGAAGCGTACGAGATGGTGGGAAAACAATCGCCACTCGTGCTGCATCGTCCCTCCGAACTGGAGTCCCGCGCACAGGAGTTGTCGAGCCGGTTCGGCTGTCCCATCGAAGGATTCGACATTTTAGTCGAAGAAGTCCGGCGTGACGCATATGAGGAACGGGAATGGACCTACGTCCGGAAGGACGGCCAGCCGATTCCCGTCACCCTCTTGATCACCGCCATGTGGGATGCCTTTGGTAACATCACCGGCTATCTCGCAATTGCCAGGGATCTGACCCAAACCAAACAGGCGGAAGCCGCCCTGCGCAGGAGCGAGGAACGCTATCAGGTCGCCGTCCGCGGGTCGAGCGACGGCATTTGGGATTGGAACATCCTGACGAACGAGCTGTATGTCTCACCGCGCTACAAAGAACTCCTCGGGTACGACGACCACGATACCGACCACGTCTTCAGCAGCCTGTCGTCCCGCCGGCATCCGGACGACGAGCGTAGCATCGCGGCTGCAGTGGCCGCGCATCTGAGCGAACGGACGCCCTACGACGCGGAGTACCGGTTGCGCACAAAGTCGAATGAGTACCGCTGGTTTCGCGCGCGGGGACAGGCGATGTGGAACGCCCAGGGGCAAGCGGTCCGCATGGCGGGATCAATCACCGATATCACCGACCGCAAGGCCGCGGAAACCGCCCTGGCGGATGCCGCCTCAGAGCTGGCGCGTCGAAACACAGAACTGCAACAGGCGCGGGACCATGCCCTGGCGGCCACGAAAGCCAAGAGTGAGTTTCTGGCCTCCATGAGCCACGAGATCCGAACACCGATGAATGCGATTGTCGGGATGGCCGACCTGCTTCAAGAAACCTCCCTCTCAGCGGTGCAACAGGAATATGTCAATCGATTCAGCCGCGCGACCAGCAGTCTATTGGAACTGATTAACGACATCCTGGACTTGTCAAAAATCGAAGCCGGGCACTTGGAACTGGAATCGATTCCGTTCGACCTGCATGATCTGATCGACAGAACCGCGGAGTCGATGGCCGTCCGCGCCCATGCCAAGGGCATCCACTTGATTGCGTTCGTCCACCCAGACGCTCCCATCTCACTCATCGGCGATCCCACCCGCCTGAGGCAGGTCCTGATCAACCTAGTCGGCAACGCGATCAAATTTACAGAACACGGAGAAGTCGTGGTCCGGGTGGAACCCATCCTTGATCAGACGCTGTCGAAGTCCCTTCGCTTCTCCATTTCGGATACCGGCATCGGCATCCCGAGCGAAAAGATCGGCTCCATTTTCGAGAGCTTTACGCAGGTCGACTCCTCCACCACCCGCAAGTATGGCGGAACCGGTCTCGGGCTGAGCATTTCAAAACGCATCGTGGCGTTGATGGGGGGACGGCTCACGGTCGAGAGCCAGCTCGGGAAGGGGAGCACCTTCTCCTTCGTGCTGCGCTGCGAAACACCGCTGTCCGAACCCATGGCGGCACCGCCCTCGACGTCGCTCCAAGGACATCGGATTCTCGTGGTGGACGGCAATCACACCCAGCGAACGATGATGCGAGAGCATTTATCCAGACTCGGCGCGCTGATTGTCGAATCACCGGATGGAGCCACGGCGTTGATCGCCCTTGATGCGGCCGGACAACGGGCCCAACCGATCGACCTGGTCATCATCGACGATCGCCTCCTGGACCAGCATGGGGTGGAACTCGCAAAAGCCATCCGCGCCAGACCTGACGGCGCCGCGCTGCCGTTGGTGATTCACACCGCGGAAGTGCAGCGGAATGCCGTGCGCCGGAGCGACGAATTGGAGAACGTCATGTATCTGTATAAGCCACTCAGCCGCGCACGTTTACTCGACTCGGTCACCCTTGCGCTGGAACAGCAGCCAACCACCCCTCCGCCTCCTGCAACGACGCCTGTTCACCCCGAGCCAGCCGACCACGCTCCGCTGTCCATCCTCCTAGTCGAAGACCTGGAAGACAACCGCAAGTTGATCGCCTTGTTCCTGCAGGGAACGCCGTATCAATTAGACATCGCGGAGAACGGGGCCATCGCGGTCGAAAAGTTTCAAGCGGGCCGATATGACCTGGTGTTGATGGATATTCAGATGCCGGTCATGGACGGATATCAGGCCACGAGCGCCATTCGAGCCTGGGAACAGAGTCAGAAGCGGGACGCCACGCCGATCATTGCCCTGACAGCCCACGCGTTCAAAGAAGATATCGACAAAAGCCAAGACGCCGGCTGTAACGCGCACCTCACGAAACCCATTAGGAAGAAGACGTTCCTGGAGGCCATTCGACAGCACGCCCGACGGCGTGAGCCCCGCGCGGCATAGGGGCCCTGGACGGAGGTCATTTCGAGTGGAGAAGACACGCAATCAGATGGAAGGCCAGAAGAAAGACTTTCGGCTGTGGCTTGGACTCATCCCGATCGCGCTGATCGTCTGGCTGATGCTCGGAACCATCGACACGCAAATGCGAGTGAGTCTCATCGGTGGACCGGATGTTCAACGGTACGATCCCGCCTCAATCACACGTGCCTTCAAGGGAGCAACGACGCTCGGCATCCCCTTCCTGACAATGACCCAGGGCACCGTCATCGCAATCCTCACGTTTTTCCTCGCCCCCTCCATGATAGGCGGGGACCAGGCCACAACCATCATTCGGACCTGGGAAGTAGACGGGCAGCGGGCTCGAAGACCGATTGTGGCATTGACGGCCAATGCATTTGGGGAAGAAATCGAAAAAAGCCTCTTGGCAGGATGTGATGCACACCTGACCAAACCCATCAAAAAACAGACCTTGTTGACAGCACTCGTTCAGGCGAAAACACCGACCGTCGCACCCGGGCAGCATGACGCATAGGAGCACACAGCCCCACTGATGAAACAGATCTGGCAACATGGAGCCCTCGCCTCGAGTAAATGGTTCACCCGACTGATCCTGGTCGTGGCGTTGCTTCCATTGCTCGTCGGAGGAATCGTGCTCTGGCACGTTGAAACACGTCTGGTCGCCGATGCAGGGCAGAACGTGGCCACCGTGGCGGCCGAGAGCGCCAACAAGCTTGATATGATCGTGCACGAACGGATCAATAGCATCACGTTACTCTCGCATGCGCCCGTCCTCTCTACGCAAAACCGCAAAAAAATCCAACCGATTCTTCGAGCGTTGCTAGATCTCGCACCGGAGTTCAGTTGGGTCGCCCTCACCGATGCGACGGGACGCGTGATTGCAGCCACCGAAGACTCCCTGATCGGGAAGGATTTTGGTCGCAATGCGGCCTTCCTCTCGCTACGCAACGGCGCCCAAACCGCCGTCGAGGATGCCGTCATGAGCCCTGACGATCACGGCCAGTTCGCAATGACGATGATGGCGCGCGTCAACGGCCCGGCTGGCGAGTGGAAAGGCGGAGTGATCGCCCGGATCGGTGTGCCCACCCTCGAAGACGTGCTCACCCAAAGCGTGATGGCACTGCAAACCTTGTGGGGAAATGCCGTACACCTGGAGTACCAGCTTATCAACCATCGTGGCGACCTGATCGCGGATTCGTTCCTGCGCGAGGAGGGGCAGCATAACCTGAGACAGATGGGGGTCCCTTCAGCACAACTGACCGATATCAGCTCCTCCGGCTTTGTCGAGGAGTGGTATCCTCGCCGCAAGACGCAGGTGATTACCGGTTATGCTCGCACGCAGGGGTACGATGACGAAGGGCGGCTGTACTGGAGCATTCTGGTACGAGCGGACCGTCACGACATCCTCGCACCGATCCTCACCAGCATTCTCATTATTGGGCTCGCCGGTGCTCTCGTCATTGCCTCGCTGATCGCCGTACTCCTCTGGAGCACCATCAGCCTGAAACGCGCCTGGCTTCAAACTCAACACGAACACCGCCGGACCTTGGCGGCCGAAGCGCGATTCCTCAAAGTACTCGACGCGTCTCCGGACGCGTTTGTCATGGCGGATGATGCCGGACGCATCGTCTACGTCAATCGCGTCGTCGAATCCACCTTCGGCTACCGGCCCGACGAACTGGTCGGCTGGCCGGTGGAGACCCTGATGCCGGAACGATATCAGCGCGCCCATCCGACTCAACCCCGCCAGGACACAGCGGCCCCCTACACCCGACCCACGAGTGACAACGACGACCTGATCGGGCAACACAAGGATGGGCACGAATTCCCCATCTTAATCAGCCTCAGCTCCGTTGACATGGAAGACGGTTGCTACGCGCTGTCGGCGATCCGTGATATCTCCCTGTTGAAGCAGGCGCAAGAAGAGCGCGAACGGCTGGGTCGTAACATCAGACTGCTGCTCGACTCCACGGCTGAAGGCCTCTGCGGCATGGACCTTCACGGTCGCTGCACCTTTGTGAATCCGGCAGGAGCAGAATTGTTGGGTCACACCCCGGACGAACTGCTAGGTCAGCCTCTGCATGCTCTCATCCACCATTCCCATACGGATGGTTCACCCTGTCCTGAAGAGCGCTGTGCATTGACCCAAGTCTACCGGACCGGAAAAGGCTGCCGATTGGACGATGACGGGTTATGGCGCAAGGATCGGTCTCTGTTCTCGGCGGAAATCGACGCCCGCCCGGTGTATGAGGCCGGCCTCCTGTCGGGCGCCGTCATCGCCTTTACCGATATTTCTGAACGGAAACACACGGAACTGGCACTCGCGACCGCAGCCGCCATTCTGAAGGAGCGGAACGCAGAGCTGTTGGACGCCCGCGACCAGGCCTGGGCCGCCACGAAAGCAAAGAGCGAATTTCTCGCCTCCATGAGTCATGAAATCCGCACGCCGATGAATGCGATCATCGGGATGGCAGACTTGTTGAAAGAAACCACGCTGACCGTCGATCAACGCCACTATGTTGACCGGTTTTCTCACGCCGCCGATGCCTTGCTGGAACTCATCAACGATATCCTCGATCTCTCCAAGATTGAGGCCGGCCACCTGAATCTGGAGACGATCCCGCTTGACCTCCGCGACGTCATCGAGAGTACCGCTGAACTCCTCGCCGGACGCGCACATGCCAAGGGATTGGAGCTGATCGCCTACATTGGCCCGAATGTGCCACCCTGGGTTTCGGGAGACCCCACACGGCTCCGACAGATCCTGATCAATCTCCTCGGCAACGCCATCAAGTTCACCGAGTCTGGTAGCATCACGGTGACGGTGCAGTCATTTCCCACCCTAGTTGATTCCGGCAGCCTTCACTTCACCGTGACGGATACCGGCATCGGCATCCCCGAAGACAAGATCCAGGCGATCTTCGAAAACTTTACTCAAGTCGACTCGTCGACCACACGCAAGTATGGGGGAACCGGCTTGGGGCTTGGCATCAGCAAACGACTTGTCGGCATGATGGGTGGCACCATCTGGGTCGACAGTGCACTCGGAGCCGGCAGCACATTCCACTTTACGGCACAACTGCCTACCTGTCTGCCACAGGAGTCCTGTCCAGACAGTTCGCCTCTCCCAAGTTTCGCATTGGCCGGACGGCGTATTCTCATCGCGGACGACCACGAGATCAACCGTCTGGTCGTGCGAGAGCATTTGTCGGAGTTCGGGGCCGAGGTGGATGAAGCATCCGACGGCACCTCGGCATTGGACAGGCTTCGGCAGGCCGCCACGCAGGGGGGACAGTACGACCTCGTGCTGCTCGATAGCCATATGCCCGGCCTCACCGGCCTCCAGCTCGCGGCGGCGCTCCAAACCGACGCCCAACTCAGGTCCATACCGGTCATTTTGCTCACCTCCGAGGTGCGACTTCCCGACACACTCCAGTTGAACACCGTCGGGGTCCGAGCTTTTATAGCGAAACCAATCCGACGCACCCCGCTTCTCAAAGTAGCCCTGCGTACCATCGAGCAGGAGGGCGTCACTGATCTTCCGATGAAGCTCCCAGCACCGGATGCGCCGGACACCTCACTGGCCAGCCCCTTACGCATCCTGCTCGTAGAGGACCTCGAAGATAACCGTAACCTGATGGCGTTGTTCCTCAAAGATCTGCCCTACATTCTCGAGACGGCAGAAAATGGCCTGCAAGCCGTAGAGAAATTCAAGCTGAGCCACTACGATTTGATCCTGATGGATATTCAAATGCCGGAGATGGACGGATATGAGGCCACCACCGCGATTCGGCAGTGGGAAACCGATGCGCATCGAGTGCCGACACCGATCGTCGCTCTTACGGCCAATGCCTTTCAGGAGGAGCTCGAAAAGAGCTTGGCTGCCGGCTGTACCGCACATCTGACCAAACCGATCAAGAAGCGTACCTTGCTCGAAGCCATTCACCGGTATGGAATCCTCAGATCACGAAAGGACGCAGCCTGATGAGTGACAGCACGCCTGCATCTTCGGACCTCGGGTCCGGACCGATTATCGTTCATGTGGATGCATCCTTTGAACCATTGATCCCCAAATTCATGGCCAACCGGAAGAAAGAGCTCACAACGATGACGGCGGCCGTGGACCAAGGCGATTTCGAAACGGTCCGAAAGGTGGCCCACGGCATGAAGGGGGTCAGCGGCAGTTATGGCTTTCAGGCCATGACCGTCATCGCCACTCGACTTGAACAAGCCGCCAAGACCACGGACGAACAATCCATTCGTACCGACCTCCCGGTCTTGGGGTCATACTTGGAACGTGTCGAAATCGTGTACGAAGAATAACGACCGGTTGACGAGCCTGATGGGACGGCTCCGAGCGGACATCGAGAGGAAGAGCACATGACTCCTACAATCCTCAGTATCGAAGATGAGCAGGACACCTCGGCACTGCTGAAAAGCGTGCTGGAGCGCGACGGCTATCACGTCGTTCACGCCG from Nitrospira sp. encodes:
- a CDS encoding response regulator, with translation MKQIWQHGALASSKWFTRLILVVALLPLLVGGIVLWHVETRLVADAGQNVATVAAESANKLDMIVHERINSITLLSHAPVLSTQNRKKIQPILRALLDLAPEFSWVALTDATGRVIAATEDSLIGKDFGRNAAFLSLRNGAQTAVEDAVMSPDDHGQFAMTMMARVNGPAGEWKGGVIARIGVPTLEDVLTQSVMALQTLWGNAVHLEYQLINHRGDLIADSFLREEGQHNLRQMGVPSAQLTDISSSGFVEEWYPRRKTQVITGYARTQGYDDEGRLYWSILVRADRHDILAPILTSILIIGLAGALVIASLIAVLLWSTISLKRAWLQTQHEHRRTLAAEARFLKVLDASPDAFVMADDAGRIVYVNRVVESTFGYRPDELVGWPVETLMPERYQRAHPTQPRQDTAAPYTRPTSDNDDLIGQHKDGHEFPILISLSSVDMEDGCYALSAIRDISLLKQAQEERERLGRNIRLLLDSTAEGLCGMDLHGRCTFVNPAGAELLGHTPDELLGQPLHALIHHSHTDGSPCPEERCALTQVYRTGKGCRLDDDGLWRKDRSLFSAEIDARPVYEAGLLSGAVIAFTDISERKHTELALATAAAILKERNAELLDARDQAWAATKAKSEFLASMSHEIRTPMNAIIGMADLLKETTLTVDQRHYVDRFSHAADALLELINDILDLSKIEAGHLNLETIPLDLRDVIESTAELLAGRAHAKGLELIAYIGPNVPPWVSGDPTRLRQILINLLGNAIKFTESGSITVTVQSFPTLVDSGSLHFTVTDTGIGIPEDKIQAIFENFTQVDSSTTRKYGGTGLGLGISKRLVGMMGGTIWVDSALGAGSTFHFTAQLPTCLPQESCPDSSPLPSFALAGRRILIADDHEINRLVVREHLSEFGAEVDEASDGTSALDRLRQAATQGGQYDLVLLDSHMPGLTGLQLAAALQTDAQLRSIPVILLTSEVRLPDTLQLNTVGVRAFIAKPIRRTPLLKVALRTIEQEGVTDLPMKLPAPDAPDTSLASPLRILLVEDLEDNRNLMALFLKDLPYILETAENGLQAVEKFKLSHYDLILMDIQMPEMDGYEATTAIRQWETDAHRVPTPIVALTANAFQEELEKSLAAGCTAHLTKPIKKRTLLEAIHRYGILRSRKDAA
- a CDS encoding Hpt domain-containing protein, producing MSDSTPASSDLGSGPIIVHVDASFEPLIPKFMANRKKELTTMTAAVDQGDFETVRKVAHGMKGVSGSYGFQAMTVIATRLEQAAKTTDEQSIRTDLPVLGSYLERVEIVYEE